GGATCAGAGGCGTGAAGGTGGGACGAGTGAGCATGAGATCACAAAGTCCATATCCATCAAGCACCGGCAACGTAAATCCAGCGGTTGTGTACCAAAAGTGTGTGAACTTACTCCGGGAGGTCTGTGGCATGTTCAAACGGACTGAGAGTAGAGCAATCTGCTCTAACCCTGACGCAGAAGTCAGCAGCGGACATAGTAGGCAAGCGATTGCTGAAGGTCCAAACAATCGAGAGTGGTGAATAAGACCTGGAACCTATGAGTAATTCTAAAAGGCAGATAACTTCGCAAGGAGCGTCTCCCGCACGAGAGCAGGTGAAGCCTGGGGCGAATGCGGGAACGGCTGATTTACTCATAGCGGGACAGCCTTCCCAAAGCCCGATGTTTGATGCAGCGTTAATGGAGGAAATTTGTCAACGAAGTAACTTGCTCCCAGCGCTGAAGCGTGTGATGCAGAATCAAGGAGCCCCTGGGGTAGACGGAATGACCGTCGAGGAACTACCAAACTACCTCAAAGCTCACTGGCTCGACATCAAGGAACGTCTTCTTCGTGGGGTTTACAGACCACAGCCGGTTAGGAAGGTGGCAATCCCAAAACCGAATGGTACAGGAGTTCGCCAACTTTGCATTCCCACTGTATTAGATCGCCTGATTCAGCAGGCAACTTTGCAGGTTCTGCAAGCAAAGTGGGATAGAAGCTTCTCTGAACACAGCTACGGATTTCGCCCTCGGCGGTCGGCCCATCAAGCCGTAGCACAAGCGCAAAGCTACCTCAAAGCAGGGTATGAATGGGTGGTTGACCTCGATTTGGAGAAATTCTTCGACCGAGTGAATCATGACCGCCTCTTGAGTGCCCTAAGTCAACGGATTAGCGATGTCCGAGCGCTTCAATTAATCCGAGCGTATCTGGAAGCTGGTGTTTTAGAGAATGGCTTAGTGAGCCCTCGCCACGAAGGAGCAGCCCAGGGTGGACCACTTTCACCATTCCTGTCCAACGTCGTTTTAGATGAACTGGACAAGGAATTAGAGAGACGAGGACACCAGTTTGTGCGCTACGGGGATGATTGCAACATTTATGTGTGCAGTCAACGAGCCGGGGAACGAGTGATGGCGAGCATTAGCCGATTCATCACCCATCGCCTCAAGCTCAAGATTAATCAGAGCAAGAGCGCAGTGGCTCGCCCTCATGAGCGCAAGTTTCTGGGATTCAGCTTCACAGCAAGCGGAGGACTGCATCGACGGAAAGTGGCTAATGAAGCCATTCGGCGATTCAAGCACCGAGTGCGGCAATTGACTCGCCGGACTCGAAGTGTGAACTGGCAGGAACGGATAGCCGAGTTATCCCGATACCTGCGAGGATGGAAAGCCTACTTTGGATTTGCCGAAACCATCCGGCAATTCAAAGACCTCGA
This region of Trichocoleus desertorum NBK24 genomic DNA includes:
- the ltrA gene encoding group II intron reverse transcriptase/maturase → MSNSKRQITSQGASPAREQVKPGANAGTADLLIAGQPSQSPMFDAALMEEICQRSNLLPALKRVMQNQGAPGVDGMTVEELPNYLKAHWLDIKERLLRGVYRPQPVRKVAIPKPNGTGVRQLCIPTVLDRLIQQATLQVLQAKWDRSFSEHSYGFRPRRSAHQAVAQAQSYLKAGYEWVVDLDLEKFFDRVNHDRLLSALSQRISDVRALQLIRAYLEAGVLENGLVSPRHEGAAQGGPLSPFLSNVVLDELDKELERRGHQFVRYGDDCNIYVCSQRAGERVMASISRFITHRLKLKINQSKSAVARPHERKFLGFSFTASGGLHRRKVANEAIRRFKHRVRQLTRRTRSVNWQERIAELSRYLRGWKAYFGFAETIRQFKDLDSWIRRRLRCALWKQWKTYRRRKWELIALGVPPLLAHTTAWSNKGPWRICHTPGVQLALSNDYFNRQGLPKLSD